CGACGGGAGCGGATTCACGGTGCTTGACACCTACTCGCTCGCTGCGGTCGGGTCGCAGGACCTGTTCATCGGCGTCGAGGACTTTGGCTCGACCATGTCCTTCGACAACCTGACCATCGACAGTATCTCCAACATCCCCGAGCCCGGCTCGCTCGCGCTGCTGGGCCTCAGTGCACTAGCCATGCTGCGACGTCGCCGTGCATAGCCCGCTCCTCCTTCGCCGCGTCGCCGTTTGCTCGGCGGTGCGGTTTTGTACCTCACCATCCCATCTTGGAGTCTGCTATGCGTCGCCCTCACGGCTTCACCCTTATCGAACTGCTCGTCGTCATCTCAATCATCGCGCTGCTGATCGCGATCCTCCTCCCTGCCCTGGGGGCGGCGAGACGCTCCGCACGCATGACCCAGTGCCTGAACAACCACAAGCAGGTCGGCATCGGACTCACCGGCCACGCCGTTGAAAACAAAGGCAACTTCCCACCCAATCCCGGCACCGGCGGAAACGGCCTGCCGTATTTTTACGCGTTCACTACGCTGAACTCTGACGGCACGCTGTTCAACCTCGCCGACGTCCTGCTCGACCATCTCAGCGAATCCCCCGAGGTCTTCGTCTGCCCGGTTGCCCCACCCCACGAAGCGCCTGACCCCGAGGGCAACATCAGCGCCCGATGGAACTATGTCTACATGGCAAACTACAACAACTCGGGCTACGTCTCGCCCATCAAGAACCTGACCGCATCGTCCGACGACGCGCTATGGGCAGAGCACACCGCCTTCGTCGCAGGCTGGGGTAACATGCGTGCCAGCCATGTCCGCCGCGCCTCGGGCGTGTGGGACGAGACAGGCGACTCTTCGCTCGGGCCGTCCTACGCGCAGTGGTCCACCGATACCACTGCAGACGTGGAAAATGTCGCCAATGTTTTTGCCGACGGCAGCGCACAGTTCCTACAGCTCGAGGAGATGTATAGCCGGCCCACAGGCTTTGGACAGATCTACCTCCCACCCAACAGCGAGTACCCCGCCAGCAACTGATCCGCTCGCCACGCATCAACATACCCGCGTCCTCACGCTTGTTTGTATTCTCGGAATGGAGCCCTGTATGCCGCTGATCGAATCACACTCCACCCGCCGATCCTTCCTCGGCCGCACCGGCCTGGCCCTGGCCGGCGGCTGCCTGGCGGGGCGTCTCCCGCTCGCGTTTGCACACGCCGATGATGATGCCCCATCGCCGATCATCCGCCTCGGGCTCATCACGGATGTCCACTACGCCGACATCGACACCCGCGGCAACCGCCACTACCGCGACTCGCTGGGCAAGATGCGCGCCGCCGTCGCCGGGCTCAACGAGCTGGGCATCGATCACGCCGTCGTCATGGGCGACCTCATCGACTCCGCCAACGACCTCGAAGGCGAAATCAACCACCTCCGCACGATCGACGCCGAGTACGCCCGGCTCGACGCCGAACGCCACTACATCCTCGGCAACCATTGTGTCCACACACTGACCAAAGACGAGTTCATCGAGAACAGCGGGATGGAATCGCCCCACAGCGCCTTCGACCTCGCCGGCGTCCGGTTCATCATCCTCGACTCCTGCTTTACCTCCGAGGGCGAGCCGTACCAGCGTGGGAACTTCGACTGGACCGATGCGAACCTGCCCGAGGAACAACTCGACTGGTTCGAGGCGCAGCTCGACGATGCCGCCGGCCCCGTCGTCGTCCTCACGCACCAGCGTATCGACGGGCTCGACGTCCACCACAACGTCCGCAACGGCGCGGCCGCCCGCGCCCTCATGGAGGCCTCGGGCAAAGTCGTGCTTGTCATGTCCGGCCACTCGCACACAAACATGCACGAGCAGGTCAACGGCATCGACTACGTCGTCGTCCGCGCGATGGTCGAAGGCGCGGGCGAAGACAACAACAGCTTCGGCCGGCTGCTCGTCTACGAAGACCACTCGCTGAAGATCGAGGGCCACGTCCAGCAGGCCGACGTCGAGCTGACACCGGCCGAAGACTAACCCGCCGCCGACACACGCCCCAAACCCTTGGCGGTTTACAAGTTGTTCTGTCCACTGGAGAAGATACCGATGCAGTATTCCGCGATCGTTGCAGCCGTCCTTTCGTCGTCCGTCCTTTGCCACACGGCCAGCGCCCAGCAGCCCTGGACCCTCGTGGGCGTGGGCGACACCCAGGTACAGGTCCAGACCCTTGCGGGCGGCCAGGTCTTCCGCAACAACATGCAGTGGGTCGCCGACCACTACGCCGACCATAACATCGCGTTCGTCACGCAGGTCGGCGACATCGTTCAGGACGGGGGCTACGGTGCGCCCAATACCCCCGCGCCGACGCTCAACAATCTCCAACAATGGCAACGCGCCGACGCCGCGATGTCCATCCTCGACGCGACACCCGTCGGCTGGGGCACCGCCGTGGGCAACCACGAACTCGACTGGGTCGATGTCCGGCCGGGACTCGTACCCAGCTCCAACTGGTGGGCCGGCGCAAACCCGGGCATGAGCACACCCGCCAGCGGGTTCGAGGTATGGAAGTCGTACTTCGGACCCGAGACGACCGGCCGATTCGACGGCATGTCGCAGTTCGGCGGTGCCGCGCCCAACGACCTCGATTCCTACTACCTCTACGACGGCGGCGGCCGGCAGTACCTCCACCTCCACCTGCAGCTAGACGTCCCCGACGAGTCGCTCGCCTGGGCCCAGAGCGTCATCGACGCCAACCCCGGCGTCGCCACGATCATCACCACCCACGTCTTCGAGGGCACCAGCTTCGGCCCGCCCAACAACCCCTACCTCAGCGGCCCGGGACGAAACAGCGCCAACGAGGTCTGGGACCAGCTCATCACCGAGAACGACCAAATCTTCATGGTCCTCAGCGGCCACACCGGCCAGGCCATCGACCAGACCCGCATCAACGACACCGGCAACGAAGTCTTCACCATCGTCCAGGACTACGCCGGCTACGACCGAAGCGGCACGATCGAAGGATACATCCGCCTCTATGAATTCGACGAGGCCAACGGCGTCATCCACGTCCAGACCTACTCGCCCACACTCGACACCTACCTCACCGGCCCCTCCCACGAGTTTGACCTGCCCCTGGATTTTGCAGACCGCTTCGGGCCGATCCCCGAGCCCGCGACGGGCGCGCTGCTCCTGACAGGGCTCGTGCTGGCCCACCGCCGACGCGCCTGGCGCGGCGCTAACTGACGTCCCCCAAACCCAGGCCCGCATACAACGCCGTGAGCAACGGGAGCATCCGCCGCTGGTGCTTCGCCTCGCCGGGCATGCCGTTGAGCACGATCGCCACCGCGAGGTCGTTGCCCGGGTCCGCGAAGCCGACCGACGACTGCGCCCCGCTGTGGCCAAACGTTTCGCGCGACGCATGTGGCCCGTAGCCGTAGGGGATCCTCGAGAGGTCGGGCACGCCGTCACTATTCCGGGGGGCGTGCTGGGCCGAGTTCATCACAAAGCCCAGCCCCCAGTCGACCGTGGCCTTGAACGTGTGGTCGTACATGCCTTCGCGCTGGCGGGACGTGAACAGCCCGACGGTTTCGGGTTGCAAGATGCGTACGCCGTCGAGTTCGCCGCCGCCCAGCAGCATGCGATAAAACCTCGCGAGTTCGCGGATCGGGCCCATGCAGTTCCCGCCGGGGCGCGGGCGCGTCGACCAGTCCTTGCTCATCAGCGCGCTCTTGCTGGGCTTGCTGCCGGGGCCACTCGCCGCCGTGTTGGGCATCATCATCAGCCGGCCCTGCTCGGCATACCCGTCGTACACGGCCGGGGGCATGCCCATCCACGAGTCGTTCATCCCGAGCGGCTCGAAGATCATCTCGCGCACGTATTGATCGATCGGCCGACCATCGACTAAACGAACCAACTCGCCGAGGATGAACCACGTCGTCTGCGTGTGGTACCCGGCCTTTTCGCCAGTCACCCACCCGTCTTCCGGGGGGCGGTCGCAGACGGCGGCGATGATCGTGTCCCAGTCGTCGCGCGGGTAGCGGAAGTCGGCCGTGCGCAGCCCGGCCGTGTGCGTGAGGAGATGCCGCACCGTGATGTCCTCTTTCCCATGCGGCGCAAACGCCGGGATAAAAGCTGCGATTTCATCATCCAACTCCACCTCGCCGGCTTCGACCAGTTGCGCAATCGCCACCGCCGTGACGGGCTTCCCGCTGCTCATCCAAAGCGCGATGGAGTCGGGCCGAATCGAATTGCGCTCTGACGAGCCGCGACCGTCAGGGAGCGGACCCTGGGATTCGTCAACACCGCTGCGTGGGTCCGCTCCCTCACGGTCGCGGCTCGTTGATGGCGCTGCTCCACCGCCCGCCGCGACATCAACCACCCCCACCCCCGCGACATCAACCACCCCCACCCCAAAATCCGCCACACATCCCTCCCCACGCCACACACAAACCTGCCCCCCGACGTGCAGCCCGTCCGCCATCCCCCGCTCGATCAGTTCACGCACCCGTGTCAGCATCCAAACATCGTAACGCGATCCCAAACCAAGGTTCATTGCTTCCCAAGTTCAATGACACGAACCCACACACGCGGGAACTCCCGAAACCACTCCCATGTGCCGGGCCAAAGCAAGTAGATCAATCCGCAAGAGATAGCCAGAATGACCGTCATGGGCCGGCGTGGTTTCACGCGAAGCGCAGAGAAAACGAAAACTGGAATCAAGCCTATCGATGGAGCGGCGTATGCGTATTCATAGAACCAGTACAGTGTCGCCGCGCCATAATGTCGGCCAAAGTTACGCAGAGTCCTTATTTGAAAAACAAGCTGTTCGACCCCGCGCCAGTTCAACGAAACGACTATTAGCCATACTAGTAAAGCGATCGCGACAGCCAACTCCCAACGTGGACGACGCCTGTTGAGTGGGTACTTCGAATACGTTTTAGGTTTGTGTCGGTAAAACGTCCTGCCACACTCCGGGCAGACGCTCGATTCCAAATGGTCCAGCACATAACCGCATGTCAGGCAGTATCGGGATGGCTCTGAATTCTCGGCCATACGCGGTGCCCTGTTTCAGTTTCAGTCACTCACTGCCCCACCACCGCCAGCGACACAAACCGGTCCTTGCTCACCGCCGCCTCGAACTCGTCCCAGAACTTGTTCATGATCGTACGCACGGCCCAGTTCGCGCCGTCGGCCAGGCCGCAGATTGTCGTGCCGGGCATCGAGCCCATGGAGCCTGCGACTTCTAAGAGCAGGTCGAGGTCCTTGGTCGTGCCGTCGCCGGCTTCGACGCGGCAGAGCACTTTGTAGAGCCAGTTGCCGCCCTCGCGGCAGGGGGTGCATTGGCCGCACGACTCGTGGCTGTAGAACCGGGCGCAGTTGCGGGCCATCGCGACCATCGACACGTCCTCGGGGATGACGGTGACGCACGCGGTGCCCAGCCCGAGCACCTGGTACTTCTTGCCGACATCGAAATCGAGCTCGGCCTCGTACTGGTCCCGGCCCAGCACGCCCATGCTGATGCCGCCCGGAATAGCGCCTTTGTATTTCTTGCCGGTCTGCATGCCGCCGCAGTAGTCTTCGATGGCGTCGGAGAGTTTGAGGCCGAGGTGTTCCTCGAAGACGCCGGGGTGTTTGACGGGGCCCGAGACGCCGAAGAGCTTGGTGCCATACGACGCGGGGACGTGGGGCGGCACGCCGTCGGGCCGTGGGACGCCGAAGGTCTTGAACCAGTCCGCGCCGTTTGTGATGATGGGCGGGACGGTGGCGAGGGTCTCGACGTTGTTGATGATGGTCGGCCGACCGAACGCGCCGGACACGGCGGGGAAGGGCGGCTTGATGCGGGGCCAGCCGCGCTTGCCTTCGAGGGATTCGAGGAGCGCCGTTTCTTCGCCGCAGATGTACGCGCCCGCGCCGCGGTGGAGGTAGAGGTTGGGCCAGCGGTCGTTGACCTTGCCCATGCGGGAGTTCTCGCCGAAGACGCCGTGGGTGTAGGCCTCGGCGATCGCGTTCTCGAAGATGTCGCGGTGGTGGTGGTACTCGCCGCGGATGTAGAAGTAGGCGGTGTCGAGCTGGCAGGCGCGCATGCAGATCGCGATGCCTTCGATGGTCTGGTGCGGGTCGAACTCGATGAGGACCTGGTCTTTGAAGGTCGCGGGCTCGGACTCGTCGGCGTTAATCGCGAGGTAGCGCGGCTCGCCGTCCTGGGGCGGGAGGAAGGACCACTTCATCCCGGCGGGGAAGCCCGCGCCGCCGCGTCCGCGCAGCTCGGCGTCTTTGACGACGGTGACGATGTCCTTGGGCTCCATGCCCAGGGCCTGGTCGAGCGCCGCGTAGCCGCCGGTCTTGACGTAGTCGTCGTAGAGCACGGTCTTGCGGTCGGCGGGGTTGCCGTGCGGGACACTGGGGATACGGCTGAGGAGGAGGGGGGATTCAAGCGGCATGAGGTAGGGTCTAGGGGTTAGGGCCTAGGGCCTAGGCCGGGACTCGAACCGTCGGCTTCTTGCGTGAGGAGCTAGGCGGGGCGCTATCCCACAGTATGCCCCGAGCGGGCACACTGCGGGCTTGGGTTTGCTACGGCGTCTCACTCCGGGTCTTCTGTTTCCTGACTCCTGTCTTCGGGCTTCTTTGCGCCGGGCTTGTATTCGAGTTCTTCGATGGTGGTGCGTCTCAGGGTGACGTTGCCTTCGAGTTGTTCTTCCTCGACCTCGTGCTTGACGACCTTCTTGGTCGGCTTGCCCTTGGCGTCGTCCTTCACCGGCTGGGTGATGCCGTGGATCATGAGGCCCGTGTTGCGGCAGAATTTTTGGAACCAGCTCATGGGGGGATTGTAGGCGCTTGGGGGAAGCCCACGCTCGACGAGCGTGGGCTTCGGGGGTGTGTTTTTTAGTCGAGGCCTGCGAGGATCTGGTCGACGTTATCGACGGTGAGGTTTTCGTGGAGTTTTTCGTTAACCAGGGCGCATGGCGCGCCGCCGCAGGCGCCGATGCACTCGACGTTCATGAGGGTGAACTTGCCGTCGTCAGTGGTTTCGCCGGGGACGATGCCGAGCGTCTCGCTGAGTTTGTCGACGAGTTGGATGTTACCCATGATCTCGCAGGAGATGGACTGGCAGACCCAGACGGTGTACTTGCCCCGGGGGTGGAGGAAGAACTCTTCGTAGAACGTCGCGGTGTCCATCACGGCCGAGGCGGGGATGCCCAGGAACTCGGCGGCCTCTTCCATCGCCTGGACGGGGAGCCAGTTGTGGTCGTGCTGGATCGCGTGGAGCAGCGGGATCGTCGCCGCCTGCCGGGTGGGGTAGCGCGGGATGATCTCGGCCTCGAAGTGGTCCTTGGTCTCTTGGGAGAGGTAGGGTTCTTCGCGCTTGTCGGCGATCGGGGCGGACGAGTTTTTAGTGATCCAAGCCATGGGGGTCGCTTCGCTCCAATGGCGAATGTCGAATGCACGAATGTCGAAAACAGATAATCGCGCTAGTTCGTCATTCGTGCATTCGTCCTTCGTGCATTTGCCTTACCGGTCCAACTCCGCCGCGATGATGTTGATCGAGCCGAGCACGGCGACCGCGTCGGCCAGCAGGTGGCCTTCGAGCATCTTCGAGAAGCAGGCGTAGTTGATGAAGCTCGGCGGGCGGGTGCGGGCGCGCCACGGGTTTGGCCCGCCGTCGGCGACGATGTAGTAGCCCAGCTCGCCGTTTGCGGACTCGACGCAGCCGTAGACCTCGTTGATGGGCGCTTCCCAGCCGCGGTTGGTCATGACCAGCTCGAAGTGCTGGATGAGCCCTTCGATCGAGCCGTAGACCTGTTCCTTATCGGGCAGCACGGCCTTGCCGTCGACATAGGTGTTCATCGGGCCGCCGGGGATGTTTTCGATCAGTTGTTCGATGATGTGGATGGAC
The sequence above is a segment of the Phycisphaeraceae bacterium D3-23 genome. Coding sequences within it:
- a CDS encoding prepilin-type N-terminal cleavage/methylation domain-containing protein, with product MRRPHGFTLIELLVVISIIALLIAILLPALGAARRSARMTQCLNNHKQVGIGLTGHAVENKGNFPPNPGTGGNGLPYFYAFTTLNSDGTLFNLADVLLDHLSESPEVFVCPVAPPHEAPDPEGNISARWNYVYMANYNNSGYVSPIKNLTASSDDALWAEHTAFVAGWGNMRASHVRRASGVWDETGDSSLGPSYAQWSTDTTADVENVANVFADGSAQFLQLEEMYSRPTGFGQIYLPPNSEYPASN
- a CDS encoding metallophosphoesterase; its protein translation is MPLIESHSTRRSFLGRTGLALAGGCLAGRLPLAFAHADDDAPSPIIRLGLITDVHYADIDTRGNRHYRDSLGKMRAAVAGLNELGIDHAVVMGDLIDSANDLEGEINHLRTIDAEYARLDAERHYILGNHCVHTLTKDEFIENSGMESPHSAFDLAGVRFIILDSCFTSEGEPYQRGNFDWTDANLPEEQLDWFEAQLDDAAGPVVVLTHQRIDGLDVHHNVRNGAAARALMEASGKVVLVMSGHSHTNMHEQVNGIDYVVVRAMVEGAGEDNNSFGRLLVYEDHSLKIEGHVQQADVELTPAED
- a CDS encoding serine hydrolase: MLTRVRELIERGMADGLHVGGQVCVWRGEGCVADFGVGVVDVAGVGVVDVAAGGGAAPSTSRDREGADPRSGVDESQGPLPDGRGSSERNSIRPDSIALWMSSGKPVTAVAIAQLVEAGEVELDDEIAAFIPAFAPHGKEDITVRHLLTHTAGLRTADFRYPRDDWDTIIAAVCDRPPEDGWVTGEKAGYHTQTTWFILGELVRLVDGRPIDQYVREMIFEPLGMNDSWMGMPPAVYDGYAEQGRLMMMPNTAASGPGSKPSKSALMSKDWSTRPRPGGNCMGPIRELARFYRMLLGGGELDGVRILQPETVGLFTSRQREGMYDHTFKATVDWGLGFVMNSAQHAPRNSDGVPDLSRIPYGYGPHASRETFGHSGAQSSVGFADPGNDLAVAIVLNGMPGEAKHQRRMLPLLTALYAGLGLGDVS
- a CDS encoding metallophosphoesterase; the encoded protein is MQYSAIVAAVLSSSVLCHTASAQQPWTLVGVGDTQVQVQTLAGGQVFRNNMQWVADHYADHNIAFVTQVGDIVQDGGYGAPNTPAPTLNNLQQWQRADAAMSILDATPVGWGTAVGNHELDWVDVRPGLVPSSNWWAGANPGMSTPASGFEVWKSYFGPETTGRFDGMSQFGGAAPNDLDSYYLYDGGGRQYLHLHLQLDVPDESLAWAQSVIDANPGVATIITTHVFEGTSFGPPNNPYLSGPGRNSANEVWDQLITENDQIFMVLSGHTGQAIDQTRINDTGNEVFTIVQDYAGYDRSGTIEGYIRLYEFDEANGVIHVQTYSPTLDTYLTGPSHEFDLPLDFADRFGPIPEPATGALLLTGLVLAHRRRAWRGAN
- the nuoF gene encoding NADH-quinone oxidoreductase subunit NuoF, whose amino-acid sequence is MPLESPLLLSRIPSVPHGNPADRKTVLYDDYVKTGGYAALDQALGMEPKDIVTVVKDAELRGRGGAGFPAGMKWSFLPPQDGEPRYLAINADESEPATFKDQVLIEFDPHQTIEGIAICMRACQLDTAYFYIRGEYHHHRDIFENAIAEAYTHGVFGENSRMGKVNDRWPNLYLHRGAGAYICGEETALLESLEGKRGWPRIKPPFPAVSGAFGRPTIINNVETLATVPPIITNGADWFKTFGVPRPDGVPPHVPASYGTKLFGVSGPVKHPGVFEEHLGLKLSDAIEDYCGGMQTGKKYKGAIPGGISMGVLGRDQYEAELDFDVGKKYQVLGLGTACVTVIPEDVSMVAMARNCARFYSHESCGQCTPCREGGNWLYKVLCRVEAGDGTTKDLDLLLEVAGSMGSMPGTTICGLADGANWAVRTIMNKFWDEFEAAVSKDRFVSLAVVGQ
- the nuoE gene encoding NADH-quinone oxidoreductase subunit NuoE, translating into MAWITKNSSAPIADKREEPYLSQETKDHFEAEIIPRYPTRQAATIPLLHAIQHDHNWLPVQAMEEAAEFLGIPASAVMDTATFYEEFFLHPRGKYTVWVCQSISCEIMGNIQLVDKLSETLGIVPGETTDDGKFTLMNVECIGACGGAPCALVNEKLHENLTVDNVDQILAGLD